From a region of the Erinaceus europaeus chromosome 14, mEriEur2.1, whole genome shotgun sequence genome:
- the SFXN2 gene encoding sideroflexin-2 isoform X2, producing MEAELSGFDVDAPRWDQRTFLGRVKHFFNITDPRTVLVPERELDWAKVMVEKSRIGAMPPGTSVEQLLYAKKLYDSAFHPDTGEKMNVIGRMSFQVPGGMVITGFMLQFYRTMPAVIFWQWVNQSFNALVNYTNRNAASPISNRQMALSYVTATTTAVATAVGMNMLTKRAPPLVARWVPFAAVAAANCVNIPMMRQQELIQGICVKDRNQNEIGYSQRAAAIGIAQVVISRIIMAAPGMILLPVLMERLEKLRFMKKVKFLHAPLQVMLCGCCLVFMVPVACGLFPQICELPVSSLEPDLQDTMKAKYKEPVPFVYFNKGL from the exons ATGGAGGCTGAGCTATCAGGCTTTGATGTTGACGCCCCCCGATGGGACCAGCGCACCTTCCTGGGGCGGGTGAAACACTTCTTCAACATCACAGACCCTCGCACCGTTCTGGTACCAGAGCGGGAGCTGGACTGGGCCAAGGTTATGGTGGAGAAGAGCAG GATAGGGGCCATGCCACCAGGCACCTCTGTGGAGCAGCTGCTTTATGCCAAGAAGCTATACGACTCGGCTTTCCACCCTGACACCGGGGAGAAGATGAATGTCATCGGGCGGATGTCCTTCCAGGTCCCTGGGGGCATGGTCATCACAGGCTTCATGCTCCAGTTCTACAG GACCATGCCAGCAGTGATCTTCTGGCAGTGGGTGAACCAGTCCTTCAACGCCTTAGTCAACTACACCAACAGGAATGCGGCCTCTCCCATATCAAACAG GCAGATGGCCCTTTCCTACGTCACAGCCACAACTACTGCGGTTGCCACTGCTGTGGGCATGAACATGTTGACAAAG AGAGCTCCCCCCTTGGTGGCCCGGTGGGTGCCCTTTGCTGCTGTGGCTGCAGCGAACTGTGTCAACATCCCGATGATGCGACAGCA ggaGCTCATTCAGGGCATCTGCGTGAAGGACAGGAATCAGAATGAGATCGGTTACTCCCAG AGAGCTGCAGCCATAGGCATCGCTCAAGTGGTCATTTCTCGGATTATCATGGCAGCCCCTGGCATGA TCTTGCTGCCTGTCCTCATGGAAAGGCTAGAGAAGTTGCGCTTCATGAAG aaagTCAAGTTCCTGCATGCCCCTTTGCAGGTCATGCTATGTGGATGCTG CCTGGTCTTCATGGTGCCAGTGGCTTGCGGGCTCTTCCCACAGATATG TGAATTGCCAGTTTCCTCTCTGGAACCAGACCTCCAAGACACCATGAAGGCCAAGTATAAAGAGCCTGTGCCTTTTGTCTACTTCAACAAGGGTCTCTAA
- the SFXN2 gene encoding sideroflexin-2 isoform X4 encodes MEAELSGFDVDAPRWDQRTFLGRVKHFFNITDPRTVLVPERELDWAKVMVEKSRIGAMPPGTSVEQLLYAKKLYDSAFHPDTGEKMNVIGRMSFQVPGGMVITGFMLQFYRTMPAVIFWQWVNQSFNALVNYTNRNAASPISNRQMALSYVTATTTAVATAVGMNMLTKRAPPLVARWVPFAAVAAANCVNIPMMRQQELIQGICVKDRNQNEIGYSQRAAAIGIAQVVISRIIMAAPGMILLPVLMERLEKLRFMKVMLCGCCLVFMVPVACGLFPQICELPVSSLEPDLQDTMKAKYKEPVPFVYFNKGL; translated from the exons ATGGAGGCTGAGCTATCAGGCTTTGATGTTGACGCCCCCCGATGGGACCAGCGCACCTTCCTGGGGCGGGTGAAACACTTCTTCAACATCACAGACCCTCGCACCGTTCTGGTACCAGAGCGGGAGCTGGACTGGGCCAAGGTTATGGTGGAGAAGAGCAG GATAGGGGCCATGCCACCAGGCACCTCTGTGGAGCAGCTGCTTTATGCCAAGAAGCTATACGACTCGGCTTTCCACCCTGACACCGGGGAGAAGATGAATGTCATCGGGCGGATGTCCTTCCAGGTCCCTGGGGGCATGGTCATCACAGGCTTCATGCTCCAGTTCTACAG GACCATGCCAGCAGTGATCTTCTGGCAGTGGGTGAACCAGTCCTTCAACGCCTTAGTCAACTACACCAACAGGAATGCGGCCTCTCCCATATCAAACAG GCAGATGGCCCTTTCCTACGTCACAGCCACAACTACTGCGGTTGCCACTGCTGTGGGCATGAACATGTTGACAAAG AGAGCTCCCCCCTTGGTGGCCCGGTGGGTGCCCTTTGCTGCTGTGGCTGCAGCGAACTGTGTCAACATCCCGATGATGCGACAGCA ggaGCTCATTCAGGGCATCTGCGTGAAGGACAGGAATCAGAATGAGATCGGTTACTCCCAG AGAGCTGCAGCCATAGGCATCGCTCAAGTGGTCATTTCTCGGATTATCATGGCAGCCCCTGGCATGA TCTTGCTGCCTGTCCTCATGGAAAGGCTAGAGAAGTTGCGCTTCATGAAG GTCATGCTATGTGGATGCTG CCTGGTCTTCATGGTGCCAGTGGCTTGCGGGCTCTTCCCACAGATATG TGAATTGCCAGTTTCCTCTCTGGAACCAGACCTCCAAGACACCATGAAGGCCAAGTATAAAGAGCCTGTGCCTTTTGTCTACTTCAACAAGGGTCTCTAA
- the SFXN2 gene encoding sideroflexin-2 isoform X1, which yields MEAELSGFDVDAPRWDQRTFLGRVKHFFNITDPRTVLVPERELDWAKVMVEKSRIGAMPPGTSVEQLLYAKKLYDSAFHPDTGEKMNVIGRMSFQVPGGMVITGFMLQFYRTMPAVIFWQWVNQSFNALVNYTNRNAASPISNRQMALSYVTATTTAVATAVGMNMLTKRAPPLVARWVPFAAVAAANCVNIPMMRQQELIQGICVKDRNQNEIGYSQRAAAIGIAQVVISRIIMAAPGMILLPVLMERLEKLRFMKKVKFLHAPLQVMLCGCCLVFMVPVACGLFPQIWYQLCIPCPVPECLGPALPDLPVVLKGAEEGRKSTCVE from the exons ATGGAGGCTGAGCTATCAGGCTTTGATGTTGACGCCCCCCGATGGGACCAGCGCACCTTCCTGGGGCGGGTGAAACACTTCTTCAACATCACAGACCCTCGCACCGTTCTGGTACCAGAGCGGGAGCTGGACTGGGCCAAGGTTATGGTGGAGAAGAGCAG GATAGGGGCCATGCCACCAGGCACCTCTGTGGAGCAGCTGCTTTATGCCAAGAAGCTATACGACTCGGCTTTCCACCCTGACACCGGGGAGAAGATGAATGTCATCGGGCGGATGTCCTTCCAGGTCCCTGGGGGCATGGTCATCACAGGCTTCATGCTCCAGTTCTACAG GACCATGCCAGCAGTGATCTTCTGGCAGTGGGTGAACCAGTCCTTCAACGCCTTAGTCAACTACACCAACAGGAATGCGGCCTCTCCCATATCAAACAG GCAGATGGCCCTTTCCTACGTCACAGCCACAACTACTGCGGTTGCCACTGCTGTGGGCATGAACATGTTGACAAAG AGAGCTCCCCCCTTGGTGGCCCGGTGGGTGCCCTTTGCTGCTGTGGCTGCAGCGAACTGTGTCAACATCCCGATGATGCGACAGCA ggaGCTCATTCAGGGCATCTGCGTGAAGGACAGGAATCAGAATGAGATCGGTTACTCCCAG AGAGCTGCAGCCATAGGCATCGCTCAAGTGGTCATTTCTCGGATTATCATGGCAGCCCCTGGCATGA TCTTGCTGCCTGTCCTCATGGAAAGGCTAGAGAAGTTGCGCTTCATGAAG aaagTCAAGTTCCTGCATGCCCCTTTGCAGGTCATGCTATGTGGATGCTG CCTGGTCTTCATGGTGCCAGTGGCTTGCGGGCTCTTCCCACAGATATGGTATCAGCTGTGCATTCCTTGCCCTGTCCCTGAGTGCCTTGGCCCTGCTCTCCCTGACCTGCCGGTTGTCCTAAAGGGGGCAGAAGAGGGCAGGAAGAGCACATGTGTTGAA TGA
- the SFXN2 gene encoding sideroflexin-2 isoform X3 codes for MEAELSGFDVDAPRWDQRTFLGRVKHFFNITDPRTVLVPERELDWAKVMVEKSRIGAMPPGTSVEQLLYAKKLYDSAFHPDTGEKMNVIGRMSFQVPGGMVITGFMLQFYRTMPAVIFWQWVNQSFNALVNYTNRNAASPISNRQMALSYVTATTTAVATAVGMNMLTKRAPPLVARWVPFAAVAAANCVNIPMMRQQELIQGICVKDRNQNEIGYSQRAAAIGIAQVVISRIIMAAPGMILLPVLMERLEKLRFMKVMLCGCCLVFMVPVACGLFPQIWYQLCIPCPVPECLGPALPDLPVVLKGAEEGRKSTCVE; via the exons ATGGAGGCTGAGCTATCAGGCTTTGATGTTGACGCCCCCCGATGGGACCAGCGCACCTTCCTGGGGCGGGTGAAACACTTCTTCAACATCACAGACCCTCGCACCGTTCTGGTACCAGAGCGGGAGCTGGACTGGGCCAAGGTTATGGTGGAGAAGAGCAG GATAGGGGCCATGCCACCAGGCACCTCTGTGGAGCAGCTGCTTTATGCCAAGAAGCTATACGACTCGGCTTTCCACCCTGACACCGGGGAGAAGATGAATGTCATCGGGCGGATGTCCTTCCAGGTCCCTGGGGGCATGGTCATCACAGGCTTCATGCTCCAGTTCTACAG GACCATGCCAGCAGTGATCTTCTGGCAGTGGGTGAACCAGTCCTTCAACGCCTTAGTCAACTACACCAACAGGAATGCGGCCTCTCCCATATCAAACAG GCAGATGGCCCTTTCCTACGTCACAGCCACAACTACTGCGGTTGCCACTGCTGTGGGCATGAACATGTTGACAAAG AGAGCTCCCCCCTTGGTGGCCCGGTGGGTGCCCTTTGCTGCTGTGGCTGCAGCGAACTGTGTCAACATCCCGATGATGCGACAGCA ggaGCTCATTCAGGGCATCTGCGTGAAGGACAGGAATCAGAATGAGATCGGTTACTCCCAG AGAGCTGCAGCCATAGGCATCGCTCAAGTGGTCATTTCTCGGATTATCATGGCAGCCCCTGGCATGA TCTTGCTGCCTGTCCTCATGGAAAGGCTAGAGAAGTTGCGCTTCATGAAG GTCATGCTATGTGGATGCTG CCTGGTCTTCATGGTGCCAGTGGCTTGCGGGCTCTTCCCACAGATATGGTATCAGCTGTGCATTCCTTGCCCTGTCCCTGAGTGCCTTGGCCCTGCTCTCCCTGACCTGCCGGTTGTCCTAAAGGGGGCAGAAGAGGGCAGGAAGAGCACATGTGTTGAA TGA